DNA from Sorangium aterium:
GCTCGTACGCCTGCTCCAGCTCGGCGTTCTTCTGCGACAGCTCACGGAAGCTCTCGCGGATCGACGCGACGTGCATCGTCGAGGTGAGGAGCGATTTGTGCCCGCTGAACAGGATCAGATCGAGGACCGAGCGGAGGTGGTCCGCGATCGCGCCGAGCCGCTCCGGCCGGAGCCGCGGCATCCGCAGCCACCCCTCCGCCGCAGGCGCGAGATCGAGGTGGGACGCCGCCTCGATCTGCGCGGCAGGGGGCTCGTCGAGGCCGTCGGGGAGGTACGGGCCCAGGATCGACCGGCCGATGGCACGCCCGTCGTACTCGATCGGGAACACCTGGTAGAGCGCGCCCTCGAAGCGGGGATCCGCGACCTCGCTGCCGGCCGACGCGCCTTGTCTTGCCGCACGATCCGCCGGCGCCGCGCTGGCCCGCCGGCCTTCCTGCTCGCCGCCGGTCAGGCCGCCGAGCGGCGGGAGCGGCGCGAGCGCGCCCGACTCCGCGAGCGTCGCGCCGTTGATCGATTGGATGCGGATCGGCAGGCCGAACAGCTTGTGAAATGAAGCCGCCATCTCCCCGAGGGCCTGGCGATCCACGAGATCCTCGAGCGAGAGCGGGCCGATGCCGACAAGGTCGACCACCGGCGCCGCCGCGGGGGGAGGCAGCGTCGAGGGCTCAGGCGCGCTGGACGCGCCGTCGCGCTTCGAGGAGCTGGGCCCGTCCGCGACCCGGGCCGATGGAATCGGCGCGGAGCCCGGCATGCTGAGGAGATCCTCGTCGTCGAGGCCGAAATCCGCCGGCGTCCCCTTGTGGGCGTCGGGCCTCATGGAACGATCCGGGAGCTCTTCTCGAGGCTGCCGCCCATTCGCCTTGCCAGGAGGTCGTTCACCGAGCTCGTCGCACCGAGCTGGCGCGCCGCGCTGTTCAGGAGCTCCTCGCCGCTGATCGACAGCCGCTTCGAGAGCTGATGCGTCTGATCGAGCGTCTCCCACGTGAGGTGGAGCAGACCCATGAGCGTCTCCACCGTGCCCACGCCGCGGGTCGCGACGGCCTTGTACACCGGCTCCTTGCCCCGCGCGGCGAGCCGCGCCAGCTCCTCGTCGCTCCGGATGTCGGGCAGGTCGCGCTTGTTGAACTGGATGACGAGCGGCATCCTCGCGAGATCGAGGCCGTTCTCTCGCAGGTTCTGGCGGAGGTCGAAGAACGCCTCGGCGTTGCGCTGCGTCTCGGAGATCTGCGAGTCGGCGATCAGCGCGACCCCGTCCGCGCCCTGGAGCACGAGCCTCCGCGTGGCGGCGTGCATCGGCTGGCCGGGCACGGTGAACAGCTTGATGCGGAGCGAGACGTCGCCGTCCTTCGCGCGGAAGGTGAGCGGCAGGAGATCGAAGAACAGCGTCCGATCGTCCTGCGTCTCGAGCGTCATCAACCGTCCGCGAGCGTCGGACCCGGCGAGGCCGTGCAGCGAGACGAGGTTCGTCGTCTTGCCGCTGAGCGCCGGGCCGTAATAGACGAGCTTGATCGTCACTTCACGGGCTGCGAAGTCGAGCTGCACGGCCGCATTCTCGCATGAGCGCCCGACGATTGGATATGGCCACGGCGCATGGCGGAGGAGGTCCGGCTGGGCCGGATCTCCTCCCTTGTCAGGAGGCGTGCGCCCCGCTCAGGCCGAGCCGCCGGGCGCGTTGGGCACGCTGGACACGGGCGGAGGGATCGGCCTGCTCTCGCCGTTTTCGACGGTCCAGAGCGCGCTCCGCAGCCCCTCCAGGCGCGACGTCAGCGCCTGAAGCGCCTCGGCCTGGGCGTCGCACGCCTTGAGCTGGCTCTCGCTGCTCGGCTCGGCCTGGACCCGCTCCTCGCGCGCCGCCTTGAGGACCTCGATGACCTCCCGGTGCAGCTCCTGGCCGGCCGTGACCACCCACGCGTCGAGCCGGCTCGCGAACTCCTGGATCATCTCGTCGAGCTTCGGCCCGATCCGGGTGGCGGCCTCGCGCAGCGCGACCGGCGCCATTTCCTTCGCCTTCTTGCGGGTCTCGGCCTCGACCTTCTCCTTCACGTACACCGCCAGGACAGGCGCCGCGAGCGCCAGGATCCCGCCGAGCAGGGCGTTCGTGAACATCACGCCGAGGCCGATGGTGAAGAGCGCGAAGACGCCGACATCGT
Protein-coding regions in this window:
- a CDS encoding GTP-binding protein, which encodes MQLDFAAREVTIKLVYYGPALSGKTTNLVSLHGLAGSDARGRLMTLETQDDRTLFFDLLPLTFRAKDGDVSLRIKLFTVPGQPMHAATRRLVLQGADGVALIADSQISETQRNAEAFFDLRQNLRENGLDLARMPLVIQFNKRDLPDIRSDEELARLAARGKEPVYKAVATRGVGTVETLMGLLHLTWETLDQTHQLSKRLSISGEELLNSAARQLGATSSVNDLLARRMGGSLEKSSRIVP
- a CDS encoding sensor histidine kinase → MRPDAHKGTPADFGLDDEDLLSMPGSAPIPSARVADGPSSSKRDGASSAPEPSTLPPPAAAPVVDLVGIGPLSLEDLVDRQALGEMAASFHKLFGLPIRIQSINGATLAESGALAPLPPLGGLTGGEQEGRRASAAPADRAARQGASAGSEVADPRFEGALYQVFPIEYDGRAIGRSILGPYLPDGLDEPPAAQIEAASHLDLAPAAEGWLRMPRLRPERLGAIADHLRSVLDLILFSGHKSLLTSTMHVASIRESFRELSQKNAELEQAYERLKELDRLKSNFLATVSHELRTPLTSIMGYSEMLAEGIGGPLTDEQREFIDTIRSKSEQLLGLIMSLLDLSKLESGTLIVHRTEVAVGPVLVEAASTIAPAASKKGVELRIQAEDDLPPVLGDGDRLRQVFINLVENAVKFTEAGGEVLLVARAVSEDMDDLPGLVLVAPLQQAVEIRVVDTGIGIPAGERLKVFDPFYQIDQSSTREHGGTGLGLSIVKRLVEAHSGTVRIEPNEPRGTVFVVKLPTVAGSPANSVLPPIFQ